A window of Pirellula sp. SH-Sr6A contains these coding sequences:
- a CDS encoding redoxin domain-containing protein, protein MLKRERVRWILVAMGWVSFVGGWGLDRVVGQEKIDPVRSTLSAESLLVPQTMLSLVHTPQVLDEIGIPRAEREKVEGFLRTVDGEWWRGRIRPDVEHRKSTALLEDRLARFLSESFGPHVIKRLRQLEWQSQGVRALIRPEVVGYLGITETQLESLTVLFGVTEETRKRAYPKPGQVEEAAAERLARALEEEPKKVVALLSERQRERLGSLIGKPFDTSKLKRIYPLAPELIPSSEWVHEPVALEGLRGKVLLVHFYAFQCGNCKKNFPIYQRWQRELSSSGVQVIGIQSPETSAERDADKVRRDAKENGFEFPVLIDTEMKNWDAWGNTMWPTVYVVDKRGYIRLWWQGELNWEGATGDKQIEELVTELLREEDGTPESRPKK, encoded by the coding sequence ATGTTGAAGCGTGAACGAGTGCGATGGATTTTGGTGGCGATGGGATGGGTTTCGTTCGTTGGGGGATGGGGACTTGATAGGGTGGTGGGTCAGGAGAAGATTGATCCTGTTCGGAGTACGTTATCGGCGGAGAGTCTTTTGGTTCCGCAAACGATGTTGAGTTTGGTGCATACGCCGCAGGTCTTGGACGAGATTGGGATTCCTCGAGCGGAGCGAGAGAAGGTCGAGGGTTTTTTGCGAACGGTCGATGGCGAGTGGTGGCGCGGACGGATACGGCCAGATGTGGAGCATCGAAAGAGTACGGCATTGTTAGAGGACCGGTTAGCACGTTTTTTGTCCGAGTCGTTTGGTCCGCATGTGATCAAGAGGTTGCGGCAATTGGAGTGGCAATCGCAGGGAGTGCGCGCGTTGATCCGTCCGGAGGTGGTGGGGTATCTGGGGATAACGGAGACTCAATTGGAGTCGTTAACGGTTTTGTTCGGAGTGACGGAGGAAACTCGCAAGCGCGCGTATCCGAAGCCTGGTCAGGTGGAGGAGGCTGCCGCCGAGAGGTTGGCGCGCGCGTTGGAGGAGGAGCCGAAGAAGGTCGTGGCGTTACTGAGCGAACGGCAGCGAGAGCGGCTTGGATCGTTGATCGGGAAGCCATTTGATACTTCGAAGCTGAAGCGTATTTACCCGCTGGCGCCGGAGTTGATTCCCTCCTCGGAGTGGGTTCATGAGCCCGTGGCGCTCGAGGGGCTTCGCGGCAAGGTGTTGCTCGTTCACTTCTATGCGTTTCAGTGCGGCAATTGCAAAAAGAACTTCCCGATCTACCAGCGTTGGCAGCGAGAGCTTTCGTCTTCTGGCGTGCAGGTGATCGGAATTCAATCCCCCGAAACATCGGCGGAGCGGGATGCGGACAAGGTGAGACGGGATGCCAAGGAGAATGGATTCGAGTTTCCGGTGTTGATCGATACGGAGATGAAGAATTGGGATGCGTGGGGAAATACGATGTGGCCGACGGTCTATGTCGTGGACAAACGAGGGTATATACGGCTTTGGTGGCAGGGGGAGCTGAATTGGGAGGGGGCGACCGGGGACAAGCAGATTGAGGAGTTGGTCACGGAGCTGTTGCGTGAGGAGGATGGGACGCCTGAATCACGTCCGAAAAAGTGA
- a CDS encoding lactate racemase domain-containing protein produces MTIYFSRGSKQSVLGMPDFIEAIQTTLEARGGAKKVLAIPPDHTRLDSQAGPITHAALRVLGDKLTDVMPALGTHSAMNEEELTKMFGDFPRHLIRVHHYKTDVDTLGYVDADFVDTVTEGNYSEAWPAQVNKIISRGDHDLILSIGQVVPHEVIGMANYTKNIFVGTGGNAGIDGSHYLSALYGMERIMGRCDTPLRRILNRAADLYLTHRPVVYVLTVVESTPDQGPVVRGLYVGDDHSVFTIAGELAAQVNCFRIPESPKKIVVWMDPSKYKKTWVANKSIYRTRMAIADGGTLVVIAPGVARFGEHDDVDGLIRKYGYRTTPEVKEMVAKNDDLRANLSTAAHLIHASPENRFRVEYCTDKLTQQELEGVGYYKGSPEQAMSEYRLAEIQDGWNESQSGERFYFIRNPGLGLWMHSNHPHAF; encoded by the coding sequence ATGACGATTTACTTTTCGCGAGGTTCCAAGCAGTCGGTGCTTGGGATGCCAGACTTTATCGAAGCCATCCAGACGACGCTGGAGGCTCGAGGCGGGGCCAAAAAGGTCTTGGCAATTCCTCCCGATCACACCCGGCTCGATTCTCAGGCAGGACCGATCACCCACGCCGCGTTGCGGGTGCTAGGGGACAAGCTGACCGATGTGATGCCTGCGCTCGGAACCCATTCGGCCATGAATGAGGAGGAGCTCACCAAGATGTTCGGGGACTTCCCGAGACATCTCATTCGCGTGCATCATTACAAGACCGATGTGGATACCCTCGGCTACGTGGACGCCGATTTCGTGGACACGGTCACCGAAGGAAACTACAGCGAAGCTTGGCCAGCTCAAGTCAACAAGATCATTTCGCGCGGGGATCATGATCTGATCTTGTCGATCGGACAAGTCGTGCCGCACGAGGTGATCGGGATGGCCAACTATACGAAGAATATTTTCGTGGGGACCGGCGGGAATGCAGGGATCGACGGCAGTCATTACTTGAGCGCACTCTACGGGATGGAACGCATCATGGGGCGATGCGATACCCCCCTGCGAAGAATCTTGAACCGGGCGGCCGATCTCTACCTCACCCATCGTCCCGTGGTGTATGTCCTGACGGTGGTCGAATCGACGCCGGATCAAGGTCCTGTTGTGCGAGGTTTGTACGTCGGCGATGACCATTCCGTTTTCACCATCGCAGGGGAGCTGGCCGCTCAAGTCAATTGCTTCCGCATCCCCGAGTCCCCGAAAAAGATCGTGGTGTGGATGGATCCGAGTAAATACAAAAAGACATGGGTCGCCAACAAATCGATCTACCGCACTCGAATGGCCATCGCCGATGGTGGGACGCTCGTCGTGATCGCACCCGGTGTTGCTCGATTCGGTGAACACGATGATGTCGATGGCTTGATCCGGAAGTACGGATACCGCACGACGCCAGAAGTAAAAGAAATGGTCGCGAAGAACGACGATCTGCGCGCCAATCTGTCGACCGCCGCCCATTTGATCCACGCATCTCCCGAGAATCGATTCCGCGTGGAGTACTGCACGGATAAACTCACCCAACAAGAGCTGGAAGGGGTCGGTTACTACAAAGGATCGCCCGAGCAAGCCATGAGCGAGTATCGCCTCGCAGAGATTCAAGATGGTTGGAACGAAAGCCAGTCCGGAGAACGCTTTTACTTCATTCGCAATCCAGGGTTAGGCCTTTGGATGCACAGCAACCATCCACACGCGTTTTAA
- a CDS encoding protein phosphatase 2C domain-containing protein — MFEAKNTQRAVVRIGYDGRVYKQFQGPEAEKRFENECKALLYLEKRKCPFVPRLIAADKNRLEIVTSNCGARVERMGEERIKEIFAELESYGIRHDDPYLRNITYRASDGRFCIIDFEFSTFLEESSESASEEENAASDATQPRDLKWSAMTHQGTFRTNNEDRFLAMLIDERGVRYLGKQGSMSTANCDLLFAVADGMGGERSGELAGKIALDNITRLLPRAYMMSERHLEENSQSILKELYAAIHSELVKLGSYDPLCINMGATLTMVWVHKSVVMFAHVGDTRLYRLRKNAEGDMKMEQASEDHTHVGWLRRSGKINEREARTHPRKNVLAKALGAGNQFAEPQVGRFTLQAGEKLILCTDGVTDGLWDRAIEDLVLRPESSVIDQSPAQRLVLNAVAESGRDNATAIVLES; from the coding sequence ATGTTTGAAGCCAAAAACACCCAGCGCGCTGTCGTGCGCATCGGATACGACGGACGCGTTTACAAACAGTTTCAAGGTCCCGAGGCGGAGAAGCGATTCGAGAACGAATGCAAGGCACTCCTATACCTTGAGAAGAGGAAGTGCCCATTCGTCCCGCGGTTGATCGCGGCGGACAAGAACCGGTTGGAGATTGTCACCTCCAATTGCGGCGCGCGCGTCGAGCGGATGGGAGAAGAGCGGATCAAAGAGATCTTTGCTGAATTGGAGTCCTACGGGATCCGCCACGACGATCCTTACCTGCGAAATATCACCTATCGAGCATCGGATGGCCGATTTTGCATTATCGATTTCGAGTTTTCCACATTCCTCGAGGAATCGTCGGAATCCGCGAGTGAGGAAGAGAATGCCGCGAGCGATGCGACGCAGCCACGTGACTTGAAATGGTCAGCGATGACCCATCAAGGGACCTTTCGAACCAATAACGAAGATCGCTTCCTCGCGATGCTGATCGACGAACGAGGGGTGCGTTATCTGGGCAAGCAAGGTTCGATGAGCACGGCGAACTGCGATTTGCTTTTCGCCGTTGCAGATGGCATGGGTGGCGAGCGCTCCGGGGAGTTGGCCGGGAAAATCGCCCTCGACAACATCACGCGACTCCTGCCTCGCGCCTACATGATGTCCGAAAGACACTTGGAGGAGAACTCGCAATCGATTTTGAAGGAACTCTACGCGGCGATTCATAGCGAACTGGTCAAATTGGGTTCGTACGATCCCCTTTGCATCAACATGGGTGCGACCCTGACGATGGTTTGGGTTCATAAATCGGTCGTCATGTTCGCACATGTTGGGGACACGCGTCTGTATCGCCTTCGCAAAAATGCCGAGGGAGATATGAAGATGGAGCAAGCCTCTGAGGATCACACGCATGTCGGTTGGCTGCGTCGTTCTGGCAAAATCAATGAACGGGAGGCCCGGACGCACCCGCGTAAAAACGTTCTTGCGAAGGCATTAGGGGCAGGGAACCAATTTGCGGAACCACAAGTAGGTCGATTCACGCTGCAGGCGGGTGAGAAGTTGATTCTTTGCACCGATGGTGTCACCGATGGCCTGTGGGATCGAGCGATCGAAGATCTGGTTTTGCGGCCAGAGTCGTCGGTGATCGATCAGTCTCCGGCGCAGCGGCTTGTTTTGAACGCTGTTGCGGAATCGGGGCGCGACAATGCGACCGCGATTGTATTGGAAAGTTAG
- a CDS encoding class I SAM-dependent methyltransferase, whose product MHFTVEAQERIRQHVHSLPTASRKLLALDATAGNGFDTLFLAQLVGEQGIVIAIDRQPAAIEATRARLEESGLLHRTKLQIGCHSRIEEILGSEETGEPKREIDIGMFNLGYLPLGDKSIITQSATTVRALDQVALRLRADGILSVISYPGHGGGSEEHQAVCDWFRCRGDRFSVEAFRDENNPRSPVLWLAKR is encoded by the coding sequence ATGCACTTCACCGTCGAAGCTCAAGAACGGATCAGGCAGCATGTTCATTCACTGCCGACCGCCTCCCGCAAACTCCTTGCCCTGGATGCAACCGCAGGGAATGGATTCGATACGCTTTTCCTGGCCCAACTCGTTGGCGAACAAGGAATCGTGATTGCGATCGATCGTCAACCCGCTGCGATCGAGGCGACGCGTGCTCGGCTCGAGGAATCCGGACTCCTCCATCGCACGAAACTTCAAATCGGCTGCCACTCGCGAATCGAGGAAATTCTGGGAAGCGAGGAGACGGGGGAACCGAAACGGGAAATCGATATTGGGATGTTCAACTTGGGATATTTGCCACTGGGTGACAAGTCGATCATCACGCAATCGGCAACAACCGTTCGAGCGCTCGATCAAGTCGCTTTGCGGCTGAGGGCGGATGGAATCCTCTCCGTGATCTCCTATCCCGGGCACGGCGGCGGAAGCGAAGAGCATCAAGCGGTATGCGATTGGTTCCGATGCCGAGGAGATCGATTTTCCGTGGAGGCCTTCCGCGACGAGAACAATCCCCGAAGCCCCGTCCTTTGGCTAGCGAAACGGTAA
- a CDS encoding AAA family ATPase — MKSELAKAIVGQDEVIEQLFAAIFTRGHCLLEGVPGLAKTLMVASLARILDVNFKRVQFTPDLMPSDITGTNVLEEDSNGKREFRFVEGPIFTNILLADEINRTPPKTQAALLQAMQEREVTVGRQTYSLPDPFFTIATQNPIEQEGTYPLPEAQLDRFMFNIKVGYPSAEEEEKILLSTTRADKPETSKVLSARAILNIQKLVGSVAVSPFVVKYVVALVRATRPSEPDAPEVVKELLDFGAGPRAGQFLIQAGKAIAAMDGRFSVAIEDVRKIAVPVLRHRLATNFQAQAEGMTSDKVIQRLLKDIKEPAVPKYGGIDPALAPPVQ, encoded by the coding sequence ATGAAATCGGAACTGGCGAAGGCGATTGTCGGACAGGACGAAGTGATCGAGCAACTCTTCGCCGCTATTTTCACCCGCGGACATTGTTTGCTCGAAGGCGTACCGGGCTTGGCAAAGACACTTATGGTCGCCTCCCTCGCTCGAATCCTCGATGTGAACTTCAAACGTGTGCAATTCACCCCCGACTTGATGCCATCGGACATCACCGGGACGAATGTGCTCGAGGAGGACTCGAACGGAAAACGGGAGTTTCGTTTCGTCGAAGGCCCGATTTTCACGAATATCTTGCTCGCCGACGAAATCAACCGCACGCCACCCAAGACCCAAGCCGCCTTGCTCCAAGCGATGCAGGAACGTGAAGTGACCGTCGGCCGACAAACCTATTCCCTCCCCGATCCGTTCTTTACGATCGCTACGCAAAACCCTATCGAGCAGGAAGGCACCTATCCGCTGCCGGAAGCCCAATTGGATCGCTTCATGTTCAACATCAAAGTGGGCTACCCCTCTGCCGAAGAAGAGGAAAAGATCCTGCTATCCACCACCCGCGCCGACAAGCCGGAGACTTCGAAAGTTCTATCCGCCCGCGCCATTCTCAACATCCAAAAGCTTGTCGGCAGCGTCGCTGTCAGCCCGTTCGTCGTGAAGTACGTCGTCGCATTGGTCCGGGCCACCCGACCTAGCGAACCCGATGCCCCAGAAGTCGTCAAAGAACTGCTTGACTTCGGCGCAGGCCCCCGGGCAGGACAATTCTTGATCCAAGCCGGCAAGGCAATCGCTGCAATGGATGGTCGCTTCAGCGTTGCCATCGAAGATGTTCGCAAAATCGCCGTGCCCGTCCTTCGCCATCGCTTGGCCACTAATTTCCAAGCGCAAGCGGAAGGAATGACATCCGACAAAGTCATTCAACGATTGCTCAAAGATATCAAAGAGCCCGCCGTTCCTAAGTACGGTGGCATCGATCCCGCACTCGCTCCTCCGGTGCAGTGA
- a CDS encoding DinB family protein, which produces MSESVIPSAESLVAMRDGVIGQMQFARNYTLDLLANVPDSLWIAIPPGGSSHFAWQVGHLAVAQYGLMLFRQRGRSEGDLELMPGWLRKKFGKGTKPSSDPAENPSREELLACLERIHLEAMAVLPTLSAEHLAEPTEMPYAAFPIKLGALLFCPLHESIHAGQIGMLRRLHGLDPIR; this is translated from the coding sequence ATGTCCGAGTCAGTCATTCCCAGTGCGGAGTCTTTGGTCGCGATGCGAGACGGCGTCATCGGGCAGATGCAGTTCGCACGAAACTATACCTTGGACCTCTTAGCCAATGTTCCCGATTCTCTCTGGATCGCTATTCCGCCGGGGGGATCGTCGCACTTCGCGTGGCAAGTCGGGCATTTGGCGGTGGCCCAATATGGTTTGATGTTGTTTCGGCAGCGCGGGCGGTCCGAAGGAGACTTGGAGTTGATGCCGGGCTGGCTTCGAAAGAAGTTCGGCAAAGGGACCAAGCCGTCGAGCGACCCTGCGGAGAATCCATCCAGGGAAGAGTTGCTCGCCTGTTTGGAACGGATCCATCTCGAAGCGATGGCCGTGTTGCCAACGTTATCGGCCGAGCATCTTGCCGAGCCGACAGAGATGCCATACGCAGCCTTCCCAATCAAACTCGGTGCCTTGCTCTTTTGCCCGCTTCACGAATCGATCCATGCCGGACAAATCGGAATGCTGAGGCGATTGCATGGGCTTGATCCTATCCGTTAA
- a CDS encoding lysophospholipid acyltransferase family protein, which yields MSNGVGDLVSELIQLATDGLMSRSAHAEAQNQSYRLTDWLAYVALRLVICFIQMTSLERCDRVCRLLAYLMTDWIPIRRNLLAENFQLIYPDWSLRESRKVTREMWHHLLLMCCEIAHAPRKIHRENWHEHYRISDRRGILQVLMDERPAVLVSGHFGNFELAGFITGLFGFPSTTIARPLDNGFIHDFVMGFRSLGGQHFLPKEGSAEEIQDLLRDGGKLALLADQHAGEKGCWVEFMGRLASCHKGLALFTLSSGAPMMVCSNVRRGRPLVFDLTLLGVADPQQDGEHLNGIPALTMWYNQRLEQAIRQDPEQYWWVHRRWRTPPASRVRKAA from the coding sequence GTGTCGAATGGAGTTGGTGATCTTGTTTCCGAACTGATCCAGTTGGCCACGGATGGTCTTATGTCTCGCAGCGCGCATGCCGAAGCACAAAATCAATCGTACCGACTAACCGATTGGTTGGCGTACGTAGCGCTGCGATTGGTCATCTGCTTCATTCAGATGACATCTCTCGAACGTTGCGATCGCGTTTGTCGATTGTTGGCGTATCTGATGACCGACTGGATTCCGATCCGTCGCAATTTGTTGGCCGAAAACTTTCAATTGATCTATCCGGACTGGTCCCTTAGAGAGTCTCGGAAGGTGACGAGAGAGATGTGGCATCATCTTCTATTGATGTGCTGTGAAATCGCGCACGCGCCTCGCAAGATCCATCGTGAGAATTGGCATGAGCACTATCGAATCTCCGATCGACGCGGCATCTTGCAAGTGTTGATGGATGAACGTCCTGCTGTTCTCGTCTCGGGACATTTCGGGAACTTCGAATTGGCAGGATTCATTACGGGATTGTTTGGGTTTCCCTCCACGACGATCGCCCGGCCGTTGGATAACGGATTTATTCATGACTTCGTAATGGGGTTTCGTTCCCTCGGCGGCCAGCATTTTCTCCCGAAGGAGGGGAGTGCGGAGGAGATACAGGATCTGCTTCGGGATGGTGGCAAGCTGGCGTTGCTCGCCGACCAACATGCTGGTGAAAAGGGGTGTTGGGTCGAGTTTATGGGGCGTTTGGCATCTTGTCACAAGGGGTTAGCACTGTTTACCTTGAGCAGTGGAGCCCCGATGATGGTGTGTAGCAATGTCCGACGCGGTCGGCCTCTCGTGTTCGATCTTACCTTGCTCGGTGTCGCCGATCCTCAGCAGGATGGGGAGCATTTGAATGGGATCCCTGCCTTAACGATGTGGTACAACCAGCGGCTGGAGCAGGCGATTCGCCAAGATCCCGAGCAATATTGGTGGGTTCATCGGCGCTGGCGCACGCCCCCCGCCTCCCGCGTTCGCAAAGCGGCCTAG
- a CDS encoding RimK family alpha-L-glutamate ligase → MTLPFMIGVLGSPVSWYMRDLVRAAGETSGVQIIPLAFDRLQAASLERSSVSSALAMESHEPSKPTESMPLDALDAVLVRTMPLGSLEQVIFRMNALHVAEQLGVPILNGPRCLEICIDKWLTIQRARHVGLLTPKTICCQGREEAIEAWHQLGEDCVVKPIFGGEGRGIVRVTDYDMAWRVFSTLSQIQAVMYVQEFLPNEGYDLRLLVLDDELFCVRRHGNGNWRANVSQGGEAKRFEPTFEQAEIAYRAARAVGGWMVGVDLIETLDGRTMLIEVNAVPGWRATGAAVEQDIAMRLIQKLRDR, encoded by the coding sequence ATGACGCTCCCTTTCATGATCGGCGTGTTGGGCTCACCTGTGAGCTGGTACATGCGCGACTTGGTTCGCGCTGCGGGCGAGACGAGTGGTGTCCAAATCATTCCCCTCGCATTCGATCGATTGCAGGCTGCTTCACTCGAACGTTCGTCCGTAAGCTCCGCACTCGCGATGGAATCGCACGAGCCATCCAAGCCGACCGAATCGATGCCTCTGGACGCGTTGGATGCCGTTCTCGTTCGCACCATGCCTCTCGGGTCGTTGGAGCAAGTCATCTTTCGTATGAACGCCTTGCACGTCGCCGAACAACTCGGTGTCCCGATCCTCAATGGTCCCCGATGTTTGGAGATTTGCATCGACAAGTGGCTCACGATTCAGCGAGCGCGCCACGTTGGTCTGTTGACCCCCAAGACGATTTGCTGCCAAGGCCGTGAGGAAGCCATCGAGGCTTGGCATCAACTGGGTGAGGATTGTGTGGTCAAGCCGATCTTCGGTGGGGAGGGACGCGGTATTGTACGGGTGACCGACTACGACATGGCGTGGCGGGTGTTCAGCACGTTATCGCAGATTCAAGCGGTGATGTATGTGCAAGAATTCCTGCCTAACGAGGGCTACGATCTGCGACTACTGGTGCTGGATGACGAGCTCTTTTGTGTGCGTCGCCATGGGAATGGAAACTGGCGGGCGAATGTCTCGCAAGGGGGCGAAGCGAAGCGTTTCGAGCCGACCTTTGAGCAAGCCGAAATCGCTTATCGGGCGGCGCGCGCTGTGGGAGGTTGGATGGTTGGTGTCGATCTGATCGAAACGCTGGATGGGCGAACGATGCTTATTGAAGTCAACGCGGTGCCAGGCTGGCGCGCGACAGGTGCCGCGGTGGAGCAAGACATCGCCATGCGACTGATTCAAAAACTGCGTGATCGATAA
- a CDS encoding DUF1501 domain-containing protein — translation MLTFVGKGTAQTCDGTLRRDFLQVGALGAIGLGLPQLAAAAEAGKIDPSKSKRSAIMIFNLGAPSQLDTFDMKPDAPAEIRGPFQPISTSAPGIQISEILPLHAKIADKFSLVRSCFHRGAAVHDAGWQIMQTGRQFSGGVNTPHVGSAASYLLGRRTDLPPHVVLPETMGRGGGNLPNGQAGGFLGKSHDPFALMADPSKPDFKVPDLLPPENIGTARLDRRKRMREVVESTIKNFETSEAARMMDENFQSAYRLMTSPQARDAFDLTKEPESVRQRYGMNRFGQCCLLARRLVEAGVRFVTVNTFLTVFDEVSWDIHGSKPFTSIEGMKNIVAPMYDQGYTALIEDLHQRGLLEDTLVCNLAEFGRTPKVNPAGGRDHWPQCFTVYFAGGGVQGGRVVGASDPIGAVPADRPVEPPEIVATILHSLGLDLETHLPGPAGRPFPLVDFGYREIRELF, via the coding sequence ATGTTGACATTCGTCGGTAAAGGTACTGCTCAAACATGCGACGGCACTCTGCGTCGCGATTTCTTACAAGTCGGTGCACTGGGGGCAATCGGTCTTGGCCTACCCCAGTTGGCCGCTGCCGCCGAAGCTGGAAAGATCGACCCGAGCAAAAGCAAACGCTCTGCGATCATGATCTTCAATCTGGGTGCACCGAGCCAGCTCGATACCTTTGACATGAAGCCGGACGCGCCTGCAGAAATTCGCGGCCCGTTCCAGCCAATCTCCACCAGCGCTCCAGGAATCCAAATCTCCGAGATCCTTCCTCTGCATGCGAAGATTGCGGACAAGTTCTCGCTCGTTCGGTCGTGCTTCCATCGTGGAGCGGCTGTCCACGACGCAGGCTGGCAAATCATGCAGACCGGGCGTCAATTCTCCGGAGGGGTCAATACACCCCACGTCGGATCCGCAGCCAGCTACCTTCTCGGTCGTCGAACCGACTTGCCTCCCCACGTGGTCCTCCCCGAGACGATGGGCCGCGGTGGCGGGAATCTTCCCAACGGACAGGCCGGCGGCTTTTTGGGCAAGTCGCATGACCCGTTTGCACTGATGGCGGATCCTTCCAAACCTGACTTCAAGGTCCCGGATCTGCTTCCTCCCGAGAACATCGGCACAGCCCGTCTCGATCGACGCAAACGGATGCGTGAAGTCGTCGAGAGCACCATCAAAAACTTTGAGACGAGCGAAGCGGCTCGCATGATGGACGAAAACTTTCAGTCGGCCTACCGCTTGATGACGAGCCCGCAAGCCCGCGACGCCTTTGACCTCACCAAAGAGCCGGAGTCCGTCAGGCAACGCTACGGAATGAATCGCTTTGGCCAATGCTGCTTGCTGGCCCGCCGTCTCGTCGAGGCCGGCGTTCGATTCGTGACTGTCAACACATTCCTTACCGTCTTTGATGAAGTCAGCTGGGACATTCACGGCAGCAAACCCTTCACATCGATCGAAGGGATGAAGAACATCGTCGCACCGATGTACGACCAAGGCTACACGGCCCTCATCGAAGACTTGCACCAACGTGGGCTCTTGGAGGACACCCTGGTTTGCAATCTGGCCGAATTTGGACGCACACCCAAGGTCAATCCAGCAGGAGGCCGCGATCACTGGCCTCAATGCTTCACCGTCTACTTCGCCGGCGGTGGTGTCCAAGGGGGCCGCGTCGTCGGAGCGAGCGACCCGATCGGTGCCGTGCCGGCGGATCGCCCCGTCGAACCACCTGAGATCGTCGCAACCATCCTCCATTCGTTGGGCTTGGATCTCGAGACCCATCTCCCTGGCCCCGCAGGCCGCCCCTTTCCGCTGGTCGATTTCGGATACCGCGAGATCCGCGAACTGTTTTAG
- a CDS encoding S41 family peptidase: protein MSPTDCPSMLSHLRKAFGLFTIGTALSFAPTSLFADEPAGRGAAVSESDVIETGRKLEQERRWQEAILHYEKSTKKNPSFAEVGSRLQVCRVHHDVTRRYSDRSFLQTVDSASASETLQVFSEVIAKLEVYYVEKVNYYHLALHGTAFLEVALTEPDFLGKHLRNADRESVERFRQNIHKTVFGRRVTNAEELKATATHVAKIAYDELGLPTNAVLYEYIAGSVGLLDPYSALLTPGEYREVMSQIEGNLIGLGVELWAEGTQLRIVDVFRGGPAYFAGLVPNQHIVKVDGLSVQEIGAKKAADLLRGPEGSQVQLQLQTVDERLIDVRVERRRVDVPSVSIAEIAEPGIGYIRITNFQKTTPSEVNKALYDLSGKGMKSLVIDLRKNPGGLLDAAVDLADQFLTGGTIVSTQGRNGMENHNFTAKSPGTWEIPLVVLIDEDSASASEIFAGAMHDHARGTIVGQTSYGKGSVQGVFHNEKGNGGLRLTVSKFYSPNGTPISSNGIHPNVPVEVEPTPSPATLDVVALKPASDGSRMVSTQIKVDLIKERGLEMARKKIQFGR from the coding sequence ATGTCCCCAACTGATTGCCCAAGCATGCTTTCCCACTTGAGAAAAGCTTTCGGTCTGTTCACGATCGGCACCGCCCTCTCGTTTGCTCCGACCAGTCTCTTTGCAGACGAACCGGCAGGTCGCGGTGCGGCCGTTAGCGAGAGCGACGTGATCGAAACGGGTCGAAAGCTGGAACAGGAACGCCGATGGCAGGAAGCGATCCTGCATTACGAGAAGTCAACCAAAAAGAACCCGAGCTTCGCCGAAGTAGGTAGCCGCTTACAAGTCTGCCGGGTGCACCACGACGTCACGCGCCGCTACTCCGATCGATCCTTTCTCCAAACCGTGGACTCGGCAAGCGCATCGGAGACACTCCAAGTCTTCAGCGAGGTGATCGCGAAGCTGGAAGTCTACTACGTCGAGAAAGTCAATTACTACCACTTGGCTCTGCACGGCACTGCGTTCCTCGAAGTCGCTTTGACGGAACCTGATTTTCTGGGCAAACATCTACGCAATGCGGACCGCGAGAGTGTCGAACGCTTCCGACAAAACATTCACAAGACGGTGTTTGGCCGCCGAGTTACCAACGCGGAAGAGCTGAAGGCGACCGCAACCCACGTGGCGAAAATTGCTTACGATGAACTCGGACTTCCCACCAATGCCGTCCTCTACGAATACATCGCAGGATCGGTCGGATTGCTCGACCCTTATAGCGCCCTGCTGACCCCTGGCGAATACCGGGAGGTCATGTCGCAAATCGAAGGGAACTTGATCGGACTCGGGGTCGAATTGTGGGCGGAAGGAACTCAGCTCCGCATCGTCGATGTTTTTCGAGGAGGTCCCGCTTATTTCGCCGGCTTGGTACCCAACCAACATATCGTGAAAGTCGACGGTCTCTCCGTTCAAGAAATCGGTGCCAAAAAGGCTGCAGACCTTTTGAGAGGTCCCGAGGGCTCTCAAGTCCAACTGCAACTTCAAACCGTTGATGAACGCTTGATCGATGTGCGAGTCGAACGTCGTCGTGTCGACGTCCCCAGCGTATCGATTGCTGAGATTGCCGAGCCCGGCATCGGATATATTCGAATCACGAACTTCCAAAAGACGACTCCATCAGAGGTCAACAAAGCCCTTTACGACTTGTCCGGAAAAGGAATGAAGTCCTTGGTCATCGACCTGCGGAAGAATCCAGGCGGATTGCTCGATGCCGCCGTCGATCTCGCCGATCAATTCCTCACCGGCGGGACCATCGTCTCCACGCAAGGTCGCAATGGGATGGAGAACCACAACTTCACCGCCAAATCCCCCGGAACTTGGGAGATCCCCCTCGTCGTATTGATCGATGAAGACAGTGCGAGCGCCAGCGAAATCTTCGCCGGAGCCATGCACGACCACGCCCGAGGGACCATCGTCGGCCAAACATCGTATGGAAAAGGAAGCGTGCAAGGTGTCTTCCACAATGAAAAAGGCAACGGCGGTCTCCGACTTACCGTCTCCAAGTTCTATTCGCCCAATGGAACCCCCATCAGTTCGAATGGAATTCATCCGAATGTGCCGGTCGAAGTCGAACCGACGCCGAGCCCTGCCACGTTGGACGTTGTGGCGCTCAAACCCGCCTCGGACGGGTCGCGGATGGTAAGCACTCAGATCAAAGTCGATTTGATCAAAGAGCGAGGACTGGAAATGGCTCGAAAAAAGATCCAGTTCGGTCGCTAG